The following DNA comes from Simkania negevensis Z.
CTTAAGCCGGTGCGGATCCTCCAAGCACTTTTCCATCTCCTTTTCAAGATTAAGTAACGGAGCATCTGCTAAGTATTGCCGCATGCTCATTTCTTCATGTAAAACGGGAATTTCCTGGGGAAGCACTCCTATTCTAAGAGACCTTTCTCTTTTGACATATCCCGCATCTTCTTGAATGGCGCCCTCAATGATCTTGAGAAGCGTTGACTTACCTGCTCCATTTTCTCCAATAAGAGCCATTAAATCCCCTTCATGAACAGACAAGGAGATGTCGTGCAAAATGGGCGAAAGTCCAAATGATTTACATAAATGTGAAAATTGAATGAGAAGTCTAGACATAAGTTTGTTCCTGGGTTAGTTGTGAAAGACTGGAATCAAACTTAAATTTTCACTAGATACGACCTCTCGTAAGTTCTCCCCTTATTCTATACTCAAACAACTTCAAAAATTGGTTTTGGGCAACGCGAAAGCTTTCGGAATTCGTCGATTTTAAGTGGCCTAATATTAGGAATATGAGGTCACTTAAGATCGGCAAATTACGGTGCTTTGGCGCAGCCGAAAATCCAATTTTTGAAGTTGCTTGAGTATAGCACAAGCCTAAACACCAATCAACCCTTTATGATCTGACAAGGATTGATCTAGGCGGGACTTGTACGTTTCGAAAACACTCAATTGAAGCTGAAGACTTCTTCCCTTATCATTGATTAAGATGTAATCTAGGACTTCTGGCTCAGCTTCTGCAGCGATTTTCTTGATGTGATGATCAAGCCTATCGCTTCCTGTAAATGCATCAGGATGCTGCTCGGGAAAATAATCCTTATAGCCCAAGTTTAACATGTCTTGGTAAGCGTCATTGGACTTATCCAAACGGTTGATATTTAAATCACCTAATAGGATGCAAGGTTTATCTCCTGTTTCATCCTCAATAAAGGTTTGAATCGCTCGCAGCTCTTTTTGACGCATCTCTCGATCATTTTCATCATTTCCCGAATAGAGATGGGTATAAAGATACCACTTATCAGCAGTCTCCAAAGCAAAAAAGCCCCGGTTCATGTACCTTGATTCACCTTCAACCTTTTCCGAAAAAGGATGGAAAGAAGGAGGTGAAACAATGGGGACGCGGGCAGCTATAAACTGACAACTTTCAATCCCCCATGTATTCAACCCAATATCGACAAAAAAATGAGAATAGTCTTCTCTCAAGCTATAGTATAATGCAGGAGTTAGCATCCGGTTGCATTCGCATAAAAACAAAAGGTCCAAGTCCTCTGCACGCACTCTCCCAACAAGTTCTTCTAGACGGGCATTAGCAGGAGTTGTTCCTCCGCAAGAGTAGGGAAGTCCCCCATATAAACCGCAATAATTGAGATGCATAAATTTTGGCTTTTCGCTTGCTCTTTCTTCAGCATTGCCTGTCAGGTAGCGATAGTTTCTCGATTCAAAGGTTCGAGCTATGCCTGTCAAGGCATGTGCCATAACCACAAGTGGCGTTGTGATCAACATGGCCAATAAAGCCCCAAGCATAATAAAAAAGCGTTTCGCATACTCAACAGCCTTATTCATTTCTTGGCCATACTCGCCAGGAAGAAAAGACAATAGACAATATTGAAAGGCCGTCTCTGCTTCCCAAAAAGGCATCATCAAATACGAAGCAGCAACCTTGACCCTATCCACGATTGTTTCTGTGGTGGTTGGCTGAGCGAGAATTAAAAAATTGTCTGCTCCTTCTCCCACGACATCAATACTCACGGCTTACTCCTTAATTGTGAGAAAAATGATATCAGATATCAAAAGCAGTTGCAATAAAAGTTTTTAATAATCAGTAACTTAACGAGAATTCTCAATCCTTTCCTTTTCAAAAAGGATAAAAAATGATATATGTATCCTTATAAAGAAGGATAGCCATGAAAGACCTCCTACAGACTCTTATCGAAGAATTTAGAGAAACGATCGATGCAACTTCAGGTAGCATTTATAGACATTATAAGTTTCCAGATGCACAAAACGCCATTAAAGTCGCAGTTGGCATGCGTCGAGCAGGAAAGACTTATTTTTTATTCCAAACCATCCGTGACCTGATTAAGCAAAAAGTTTCGATAGAACAGATCTTATATCTTAATTTTGAGGATGATCGTATTGTTCCTATGGATTATAAATCTATGGGGAAAATGATCGACCTTTGGTACACCCTCTACCCTGAGAATCATCAAAAAATGTGTCATTTATTCCTTGATGAAGTTCAAAACATCGAGGGTTGGCCTCTTGTTTTAAGACGTCTTTCAGATACAAAAAATCTCCAAATTTATGTGACTGGCTCTTCAGCAAAATTACTGAGTAAAGAGATTGCGACTTCTCTTAGAGGCCGTTCCCTTTCGATCGAAATTTTTCCCTATAGCTACCTTGAATATCTTGACGCACATGAAATCCCTCCTCCCTCAAAACCCTATGGGAAAAAATGCATGGATCATCATCGTAAACACCTTCTAGAATATTTTCAAATAGGGGGATTTCCCGGCGTTCAAAAACTAGTCTCAAATTTACATCTCGAAACTCTACAAAATTATGTAGAAACAGTAATTTTCAGAGACATTATCGAGCGACATCAAATCACCAATATTCCCTTGCTGAAATATTTTACACAGTCATTGTTAAAAAATGTTTCTTCTCCATTATCAATCAATAAGTTCTACAATGATATTAAAAGCCAGGGGCTTAAAGTAGCTAAAGACACACTCTACTCCTATCTAAGTTATCTCGAGGACGTTTTCTTAATTTTTCCTATCCCTCTATTTACTGAATCATTGAGAAAGCTTCAAACAACCCCTAAGAAAATATACGCAATTGATAATGGCCTCATCAATTCTACAACTTTTAACACTTCTCAAAATTTGGATAAATTCCTCGAAAACCAAGTCTATTTAGATCTTAGAAGGCAAAAGAAATCTGTCTATTACTACATTACAAGCCAAGGCTATGAAATCGACTTTGTTGTACGCGATCAAAAGGGCAACTGTGAGCTGTTACAAGTTGTTTGGGATATGGATGATGTAGAAACGAGGGCTCGGGAAGAAAGAGCTTTAGAAGAAGCTAAAAAAGAACTCGGATTCCCAGGAAAAATAATAGATTATACAACTTATTTACAAAGTCAGGGGTGACCCTCCTCTTTTTTTGCAAAGACAATTGCAAATAAAAGGTTTGCTCAGTAAACTAATGGGATCTTTGTCTTCGGGGCATAGCGCAGCTTGGCTAGCGCGTCTGCTTTGGGAGCAGAAGGCCGGGGGTTCGAATCCCTCTGCCCCGAAACTCTTCCCAAGAAATTTCTATAGACATTCCGAGCAAGTTTCCTACTGACACAATTTCTCCTCCAGCAGCTACAAACCCCTGCGCCTTCCGCTTGCCTTGACTTGAAAGAAAGTTGGAAAAAATGATCAGAGAATCCAGCCCATCCCAACTCTCTGTCAGGTGCGTTTCTGAAACAATGCGAAAAGAAATTCCT
Coding sequences within:
- a CDS encoding exonuclease/endonuclease/phosphatase family protein, whose amino-acid sequence is MSIDVVGEGADNFLILAQPTTTETIVDRVKVAASYLMMPFWEAETAFQYCLLSFLPGEYGQEMNKAVEYAKRFFIMLGALLAMLITTPLVVMAHALTGIARTFESRNYRYLTGNAEERASEKPKFMHLNYCGLYGGLPYSCGGTTPANARLEELVGRVRAEDLDLLFLCECNRMLTPALYYSLREDYSHFFVDIGLNTWGIESCQFIAARVPIVSPPSFHPFSEKVEGESRYMNRGFFALETADKWYLYTHLYSGNDENDREMRQKELRAIQTFIEDETGDKPCILLGDLNINRLDKSNDAYQDMLNLGYKDYFPEQHPDAFTGSDRLDHHIKKIAAEAEPEVLDYILINDKGRSLQLQLSVFETYKSRLDQSLSDHKGLIGV
- a CDS encoding ATP-binding protein, with amino-acid sequence MKDLLQTLIEEFRETIDATSGSIYRHYKFPDAQNAIKVAVGMRRAGKTYFLFQTIRDLIKQKVSIEQILYLNFEDDRIVPMDYKSMGKMIDLWYTLYPENHQKMCHLFLDEVQNIEGWPLVLRRLSDTKNLQIYVTGSSAKLLSKEIATSLRGRSLSIEIFPYSYLEYLDAHEIPPPSKPYGKKCMDHHRKHLLEYFQIGGFPGVQKLVSNLHLETLQNYVETVIFRDIIERHQITNIPLLKYFTQSLLKNVSSPLSINKFYNDIKSQGLKVAKDTLYSYLSYLEDVFLIFPIPLFTESLRKLQTTPKKIYAIDNGLINSTTFNTSQNLDKFLENQVYLDLRRQKKSVYYYITSQGYEIDFVVRDQKGNCELLQVVWDMDDVETRAREERALEEAKKELGFPGKIIDYTTYLQSQG